One Terriglobia bacterium DNA segment encodes these proteins:
- the ftsZ gene encoding cell division protein FtsZ codes for MTDKSDIRIEFGEDPRNNAKIKVIGVGGGGGNAVNRMIDAHLEGVEFLTANTDLQALQLSRAPIKIQLGVKLTNGLGAGANPEIGRKAALEDADKIIEALEGADMVFVTTGLGGGTGTGAAPIIASLASEMGALTVAVVTKPFAFEGKRRMTQAERGLADLIDSVDTTIVIPNEKLLAVAQNAGFFESFRVADDILRQAVQGISDIITIPGIINRDFADVKAIMQGMGYAVMGTAQARGERRAIEAANRAIASPLLEAGAIDGARGLLINITGSSSLKLAEVNEASTIIQSAAHEDANIIFGAVHDEKMKDEVKITVIATGFKTDHLPKREKVTAAQAAIAQARQQSSFVPAGPRPVAPPPPIAPPPARATERTQANIPHRETPSLDAVKDSVKGSVEQDDLDVPAFIRKRGEHH; via the coding sequence ATGACTGACAAGAGCGATATCCGCATCGAGTTCGGCGAAGACCCGCGCAACAACGCCAAGATCAAGGTCATCGGCGTGGGTGGCGGCGGCGGCAACGCCGTCAATCGCATGATCGACGCCCATCTCGAGGGCGTCGAGTTCCTGACCGCCAACACCGATCTTCAGGCGCTGCAACTGTCGCGCGCGCCCATCAAGATCCAGCTCGGCGTGAAACTGACCAACGGGCTGGGCGCCGGCGCCAACCCGGAGATCGGACGCAAGGCCGCGCTCGAGGATGCCGACAAGATCATCGAGGCGCTCGAGGGCGCGGACATGGTCTTCGTCACCACCGGACTCGGCGGCGGCACCGGCACTGGCGCCGCTCCCATCATCGCCTCGCTGGCCAGCGAGATGGGCGCACTCACCGTCGCGGTGGTCACCAAGCCGTTCGCCTTCGAGGGCAAGCGCCGCATGACCCAGGCGGAGCGCGGTCTCGCCGACCTGATCGACTCCGTGGACACCACCATCGTCATCCCCAACGAGAAGCTGCTCGCCGTGGCCCAGAACGCGGGCTTCTTCGAATCGTTCCGCGTGGCCGACGACATCCTGCGCCAGGCGGTGCAGGGCATTTCCGACATCATCACCATTCCCGGCATCATCAACCGTGACTTCGCCGACGTGAAGGCGATCATGCAAGGGATGGGCTACGCCGTCATGGGCACCGCGCAGGCCAGGGGCGAGCGGCGCGCCATCGAGGCGGCCAACCGCGCCATCGCCTCGCCGCTGCTCGAGGCCGGCGCCATCGACGGCGCCCGCGGCCTGCTCATCAACATCACCGGCTCCAGCTCGCTGAAGCTGGCCGAGGTGAACGAGGCCTCCACCATCATCCAGAGCGCCGCCCACGAGGACGCCAACATCATTTTCGGCGCGGTGCACGACGAGAAGATGAAGGACGAGGTCAAGATCACGGTCATCGCCACCGGCTTCAAGACCGACCACCTGCCCAAGCGGGAGAAAGTGACGGCGGCGCAGGCCGCCATCGCGCAGGCGCGCCAGCAGTCGTCCTTCGTCCCCGCCGGGCCGCGGCCGGTGGCCCCGCCTCCGCCCATCGCTCCGCCCCCCGCGCGCGCCACCGAGCGTACCCAGGCCAACATCCCGCACCGCGAGACACCGTCGCTCGATGCGGTGAAGGATTCGGTGAAGGGAAGCGTGGAGCAGGACGATCTGGACGTGCCCGCCTTCATCCGCAAGCGCGGCGAGCACCACTGA
- the ftsA gene encoding cell division protein FtsA — protein sequence MSKDQQNLLTAIDVGSAKTCALVAELTDSGPRYRGHGIYESRGSRKGVIVDLEKAVVSVQKAVEEAEQSAGVAVERALVGVAGAHVRGVNSRGGINVGRSREITRDDIRSAVERARSITLPPDREILHLLPQQFILDEQGSIRDPAGMLGSKLEVQVHVVTAASTAAQNIITSLNRAGIHVDDTVFEPLAAADACLKADERELGVCLADIGAGSTDIIVFHEGAVVHTGVVPIGGDHFTSDVAVGLRTPLSDAEKIKKLFGCAVVSKVPEQNEIEVTAVGDRPSRLMPQRFLSEIIEPRARELFEMLRDNLRHAGVLDLCSAGIALTGGGSRLNALLEVAEDVLRRPGRKAVPLPISKMPSQLAEPEFACSIGMIFYGNRARLARGTQDNSFTSKLKALFAKRA from the coding sequence ATGAGCAAGGACCAGCAGAACCTGTTGACGGCAATTGACGTGGGCAGCGCCAAGACCTGCGCGCTGGTGGCCGAACTCACCGATTCCGGGCCGCGCTACCGCGGCCACGGCATCTACGAATCGCGCGGCTCGCGCAAGGGCGTCATCGTCGACCTGGAGAAGGCCGTGGTGTCCGTGCAGAAGGCCGTCGAAGAAGCCGAGCAATCCGCCGGGGTGGCGGTGGAGCGGGCGTTGGTCGGCGTGGCCGGCGCCCACGTGCGCGGCGTCAATAGCCGCGGCGGCATCAATGTAGGGCGCTCTCGCGAGATCACCCGCGACGACATCCGCTCCGCCGTCGAGCGCGCCCGCTCCATCACCCTGCCCCCCGACCGCGAGATCCTGCACCTGCTGCCGCAACAGTTCATCCTCGACGAGCAGGGCTCCATCCGCGATCCCGCGGGCATGCTCGGCTCCAAGCTCGAGGTCCAGGTGCACGTGGTGACCGCGGCCTCCACCGCCGCGCAGAACATCATCACTTCGCTGAACCGCGCCGGCATCCACGTGGACGACACCGTCTTCGAACCGCTCGCCGCTGCGGACGCCTGCCTCAAGGCCGACGAGCGCGAGCTGGGCGTCTGCTTGGCCGACATCGGCGCGGGCTCCACCGACATCATCGTCTTCCACGAGGGCGCCGTCGTGCACACCGGCGTAGTGCCCATCGGCGGCGACCACTTCACCAGCGACGTCGCCGTCGGCTTGCGCACCCCGCTTTCCGACGCCGAGAAGATCAAGAAGCTGTTCGGCTGCGCCGTGGTCAGCAAGGTGCCCGAACAGAACGAGATCGAGGTCACTGCGGTCGGCGACCGGCCCTCGCGTCTGATGCCGCAGCGCTTCCTCTCCGAGATCATCGAGCCGCGGGCCCGCGAGCTGTTCGAGATGCTGCGCGACAACCTGCGCCATGCCGGCGTGCTCGACCTCTGCAGCGCGGGGATCGCGCTCACCGGCGGCGGCTCTCGCCTCAACGCCCTGCTCGAGGTCGCCGAGGACGTCCTGCGCCGGCCCGGGCGCAAGGCCGTCCCGCTGCCCATCTCCAAGATGCCCTCGCAGCTGGCCGAGCCCGAGTTCGCCTGTTCCATCGGAATGATCTTTTACGGAAACCGTGCCCGGCTGGCCCGCGGCACACAAGACAATAGCTTCACCTCGAAGTTGAAAGCGCTTTTCGCGAAGCGAGCCTGA
- a CDS encoding FtsQ-type POTRA domain-containing protein, which produces MARDNGQFTREDERLPRPPAGAVRDAVDEIEETDARLIDLENEEESPFLRGQKRVPVRRGPLPRRTARRVKIAAIVLLAAAVVGAVATVLYRYGAHSWRFRLESSSNLEIRGTHNVTRAQVLEVMGSDIGRNVFFVPLFERKKQLEDIAWVESASVMRLLPDRLRIEIKERTPVAFVQIGSRVSLIDASGVVMDMPATRQTHYSFPVITGMQESEPLSTRAARMKIYSALVRDLDSEGGNYSSALSEVDLSDPEDVKIIVPEAAGAVLIHMGSSEFLRRYKTFIAHVAEWRQQVPGQKLDSVDLRYEGQIIVNPDTKAVPAAQAPAPPAATRARGTRH; this is translated from the coding sequence ATGGCGCGCGATAACGGTCAGTTCACGCGAGAAGACGAACGGCTGCCCCGGCCTCCAGCCGGAGCGGTGCGCGACGCCGTTGACGAAATCGAAGAAACCGATGCCCGCCTGATCGACCTCGAGAACGAAGAAGAGTCTCCATTCCTGCGCGGCCAGAAGCGGGTGCCGGTGCGCCGTGGGCCGCTGCCGCGCAGGACGGCGCGGCGGGTCAAGATCGCCGCCATCGTCCTGCTCGCGGCCGCCGTCGTGGGCGCCGTCGCTACTGTGCTCTACCGCTATGGCGCACACTCCTGGCGCTTCCGCCTCGAGTCCAGCAGCAACCTTGAGATCCGCGGCACCCACAACGTCACTCGCGCGCAGGTGCTCGAGGTCATGGGATCGGACATCGGCCGCAACGTCTTCTTCGTTCCGCTGTTCGAGCGCAAGAAGCAGCTCGAGGACATCGCCTGGGTGGAGTCGGCCAGCGTCATGCGCCTGCTGCCCGACCGCCTGCGCATCGAGATCAAGGAGCGCACGCCCGTCGCTTTCGTCCAGATCGGCTCACGAGTTTCTCTCATCGACGCTTCCGGTGTCGTGATGGACATGCCGGCCACCCGGCAGACGCACTACTCGTTCCCGGTCATCACCGGCATGCAGGAATCCGAGCCACTTTCCACCCGCGCCGCGCGCATGAAGATATACTCCGCCCTGGTGCGCGACCTCGACTCCGAGGGCGGCAATTATTCGTCGGCGCTCAGCGAGGTGGACCTCTCCGATCCCGAGGACGTGAAGATCATCGTGCCCGAAGCCGCAGGCGCGGTGCTCATCCACATGGGGTCCTCCGAGTTCCTGCGCCGTTACAAGACCTTCATCGCGCACGTCGCCGAGTGGCGGCAGCAGGTGCCCGGCCAGAAACTGGACTCCGTGGACCTGCGCTACGAGGGCCAGATCATCGTCAACCCGGACACGAAAGCCGTGCCCGCGGCCCAGGCGCCCGCACCGCCGGCGGCCACCCGGGCACGGGGGACCAGGCATTAG
- the murC gene encoding UDP-N-acetylmuramate--L-alanine ligase: protein MFAKLQRVHFVGIGGIGMSGIAEVLLTLGYKVSGSDLKRSGLTDRLEKLGATIFEGHRAENVLGAEVVVTSSAIAGDNPEVAEARRHHVPVIQRAEMLAELMRLKYGIAIAGMHGKTTTTSMVAAVLAAGGLDPTVVVGGRVDAMGSNARLGKSHYLVAEADESDRSFLKLSPILSVVTNIDREHMDCYRDMDDVERSFIEFMDRVPFYGMVVLCNDDARLRGLIPRVQRRIVTYGTLPDSDLHIASVETGLGADRPLSQFRAVYRGADLGEFHLHVPGTHNVLNAGAAIAVGIGLDVSPGHIRSALSSFRGVDRRFQLKGQAAGVAVVDDYGHHPTEIRATLAAARQCGYKRVHVVFQPHRYTRTHLLMDEFGTAFRDADSVFVLDIYAASEAPIAGVSGERLARHIAEFGNPSAMYVASFADAATAVAAVAQDGDMVLTLGAGNVSQLAQQILEKLAARDLRVATKPAGG, encoded by the coding sequence ATGTTCGCCAAACTCCAACGCGTCCATTTCGTCGGCATCGGCGGCATCGGCATGAGCGGCATTGCCGAGGTCCTGCTCACCCTCGGCTACAAGGTTTCCGGCTCTGATCTGAAGCGCTCCGGCCTTACGGACCGCCTCGAGAAGCTGGGCGCTACCATCTTCGAAGGACACCGTGCCGAGAACGTGCTCGGTGCCGAGGTCGTGGTCACCAGTTCAGCCATCGCCGGGGACAATCCCGAGGTCGCCGAGGCCCGCCGCCACCACGTCCCGGTCATCCAGCGCGCCGAGATGCTGGCCGAGCTGATGCGCCTGAAGTACGGCATCGCCATTGCCGGCATGCACGGCAAGACCACCACCACGTCCATGGTCGCGGCCGTGCTCGCGGCGGGCGGCCTCGATCCGACCGTGGTCGTGGGCGGCCGCGTGGACGCCATGGGCTCCAATGCGCGCCTGGGCAAGTCCCACTACCTGGTCGCCGAAGCCGACGAGAGCGACCGCTCGTTCCTCAAGCTCTCCCCAATCCTTTCGGTCGTCACCAACATCGATCGCGAGCACATGGACTGCTACCGCGACATGGACGACGTGGAGCGCTCCTTCATCGAGTTCATGGACCGCGTGCCCTTTTACGGCATGGTCGTGCTCTGCAACGACGACGCGCGTCTCCGCGGCCTGATTCCGCGCGTGCAGCGCCGCATCGTGACCTACGGCACGCTCCCCGATTCCGATCTGCACATCGCGTCGGTCGAGACCGGGCTGGGCGCCGACCGCCCCTTGAGCCAGTTTCGCGCCGTTTACCGTGGCGCCGATCTCGGAGAATTCCACCTTCACGTTCCCGGCACGCACAACGTGCTCAACGCGGGCGCGGCCATCGCCGTGGGCATCGGCCTCGACGTCTCGCCCGGACACATCCGCAGCGCGCTCTCCAGCTTCCGCGGCGTGGATCGCCGGTTCCAGCTCAAGGGACAAGCCGCCGGCGTCGCCGTCGTCGACGACTACGGCCACCATCCCACGGAGATCCGGGCTACGCTGGCCGCCGCGCGCCAGTGCGGATACAAGCGCGTCCATGTCGTCTTCCAGCCCCACCGCTACACCCGCACCCACTTGCTGATGGACGAGTTCGGTACTGCCTTCCGAGACGCCGACTCGGTCTTCGTGCTCGACATCTACGCCGCCAGCGAGGCGCCGATCGCTGGCGTCTCCGGCGAGCGTCTTGCCCGCCACATCGCGGAGTTCGGCAACCCCAGCGCCATGTATGTTGCTTCGTTCGCCGACGCGGCAACGGCTGTCGCTGCGGTCGCTCAGGACGGCGACATGGTGCTCACCCTTGGTGCCGGCAACGTCTCCCAACTCGCGCAACAGATTCTGGAGAAGCTCGCCGCGCGTGATCTCCGCGTTGCGACAAAACCTGCTGGCGGCTGA
- the murG gene encoding undecaprenyldiphospho-muramoylpentapeptide beta-N-acetylglucosaminyltransferase, translating to MRAVIAGGGTGGHVIPALAIAHELRERYHAEVLFIGTARGIETRLVPQAGYVLEQIEVGALKNVGLATRLSTLLALPRAIVRSWMILSEFRPDVVIGVGGYASGPGMLAAAFSGRPTLAFEPNVVPGFANRVIAPMVSAAAVHFEETCSYFRNCHVTGVPVRRAFFDIPAKQGGSPTLLVFGGSQGATAINRALKEALPALYQRVPGLHIVHQTGERDFQEAQRVYLEAGVSAEIFPFIEQMPEAFRRADLLLCRSGASTVAEITAAGKPAIFAPFPHAADDHQRRNAEALERAAAAVLLPEPELTPEKLTDTVASLLNDPARLARMSQAARTLAHPNATREIAALAARLAGWSAATA from the coding sequence ATGCGCGCCGTGATCGCCGGAGGAGGAACGGGCGGGCACGTCATCCCCGCGCTGGCCATTGCTCACGAGCTGCGCGAGCGCTACCACGCCGAGGTTCTGTTCATCGGCACGGCGCGCGGCATCGAGACCCGGCTCGTGCCCCAGGCCGGATACGTGCTGGAACAGATAGAGGTTGGCGCGCTGAAGAATGTGGGCCTGGCAACGCGCCTCAGCACCCTGCTGGCTCTGCCCCGGGCCATCGTGCGCTCGTGGATGATCCTGAGCGAGTTCCGGCCGGATGTGGTGATCGGCGTTGGCGGATACGCCAGCGGCCCGGGGATGCTCGCGGCTGCGTTCAGCGGCCGCCCCACGCTCGCCTTCGAGCCCAATGTCGTACCGGGATTCGCGAATCGTGTTATCGCTCCCATGGTCTCGGCCGCGGCCGTGCATTTCGAGGAGACCTGCAGCTACTTCCGCAACTGCCACGTCACCGGCGTGCCTGTGCGCCGCGCCTTCTTCGACATTCCGGCGAAGCAGGGCGGCAGTCCGACGCTGCTGGTCTTCGGCGGATCGCAAGGCGCCACCGCCATCAACCGAGCGCTCAAGGAGGCTCTTCCCGCGCTCTACCAACGCGTCCCCGGACTGCACATCGTCCACCAGACCGGCGAGCGCGACTTCCAGGAAGCGCAGCGCGTGTACCTCGAGGCGGGCGTGTCGGCCGAGATATTTCCCTTCATTGAGCAGATGCCCGAGGCCTTCCGCCGCGCCGACCTGCTGCTCTGCCGTTCCGGCGCCAGCACCGTTGCCGAGATCACCGCGGCAGGGAAGCCGGCCATCTTCGCCCCCTTTCCACACGCCGCCGACGACCACCAGCGCCGCAATGCCGAAGCGCTGGAACGCGCTGCGGCCGCGGTTCTTCTGCCTGAACCAGAGCTCACGCCCGAGAAGCTGACGGACACCGTGGCCTCGTTGCTGAATGATCCGGCGCGCCTGGCCCGCATGTCCCAGGCCGCGCGCACTCTCGCTCATCCCAACGCCACCCGCGAGATCGCCGCCCTCGCCGCCCGCCTCGCCGGCTGGTCCGCCGCCACAGCGTGA
- the ftsW gene encoding putative lipid II flippase FtsW, whose amino-acid sequence MAKRVSVDKTLFAVTLVLVFIGLVMVFSASAVMANERYGSAYTFLLRQFAWAVAGMLVMWGAMNVDYRRFKHPAVVFSLLSVTMLLLVAVFFLDRSHNTHRWIRLGMFSFQPSELAKPAIILFLAYFLESRTKAIDDWRNTLLPAVIPPLVLAVLVVRQPDLGTTIVCLGIAAVVLFVAGMRLRYFAYAVAASLLPLYFLVFRVKWRYDRILAFLNPYADPQGRGFHMIQSLIAVGTGGVSGLGLMEGKQKLFYLPEPHTDFIFAVTAEELGLIGSLVIVSLFGVFLYRGMRTALATDDLFAKFLATGITTMIVAQAFFNVSVVLGLMPTKGIPLPFISYGGSSLFVTLACVGVLLNITQQTD is encoded by the coding sequence ATGGCCAAGCGCGTCAGCGTGGACAAGACGTTGTTCGCGGTCACGCTGGTGCTGGTCTTTATCGGTCTGGTGATGGTCTTCAGCGCCTCCGCGGTGATGGCCAATGAGCGCTACGGCTCCGCCTACACCTTCTTATTGCGCCAGTTCGCCTGGGCGGTCGCCGGCATGCTCGTGATGTGGGGCGCGATGAATGTGGACTACCGCCGCTTCAAGCATCCGGCGGTGGTCTTCTCGTTGTTGAGTGTCACGATGCTGCTCTTGGTAGCTGTCTTCTTCCTCGACCGTTCGCACAACACGCACCGCTGGATCCGTTTGGGCATGTTCTCGTTCCAGCCTTCGGAGCTGGCGAAACCCGCCATCATCCTGTTCCTCGCGTACTTCCTGGAGAGCCGGACAAAGGCCATCGACGACTGGCGCAACACGCTGCTGCCCGCCGTCATCCCACCCCTGGTGCTGGCAGTCCTCGTCGTCCGGCAGCCTGACTTGGGCACGACCATCGTCTGCCTGGGCATCGCCGCGGTGGTGCTGTTCGTCGCTGGGATGCGCTTGCGCTACTTCGCCTACGCTGTCGCGGCCTCGCTGCTCCCGCTGTATTTCCTGGTATTCCGTGTGAAGTGGCGGTACGACCGCATTCTCGCCTTCCTCAATCCGTATGCCGACCCGCAGGGGCGCGGCTTCCACATGATCCAGTCGCTGATCGCGGTGGGCACCGGCGGCGTCAGCGGCCTCGGCCTGATGGAAGGGAAGCAGAAGCTCTTTTATCTTCCCGAGCCGCATACCGACTTCATCTTCGCCGTCACTGCGGAAGAACTCGGGCTAATCGGATCGCTGGTGATCGTGAGCCTGTTCGGCGTCTTCCTCTACCGCGGCATGCGCACGGCGCTCGCCACCGACGATCTCTTCGCCAAGTTCCTGGCCACCGGTATTACAACCATGATCGTGGCCCAGGCGTTCTTCAACGTCAGCGTGGTCCTCGGCCTGATGCCCACCAAGGGCATCCCGCTGCCCTTCATCTCCTACGGCGGATCGTCGCTGTTCGTGACGCTGGCCTGCGTCGGCGTGCTCCTCAACATTACGCAGCAGACGGACTGA
- the murD gene encoding UDP-N-acetylmuramoyl-L-alanine--D-glutamate ligase, which translates to MDVKGKRVLVVGLGKSGVSSALFLKERGARVTVSDAKTEEQLREAIPQLLDKGIAVEAGGHGERTFRDQDLIVVSPGVPSDEPHLVQARAAGIAIMGEVELASRFLPGHIIAITGSNGKTTTTALIGEVISWGGYETLVGGNIGTPVISLVPEATSDTYNVLEISSFQLETIETFHPQIAVVLNITPDHLDRHHTMEAYISAKVRIFENQTPSDHAVLNADDPECAKLGGRTKAKVLWFSRKKEVTEGAFVRGSKIFYRDADSGEQEVMAVADISLKGTHNVENVLASVCVGRIVGCEPGRIRKAVQEFKAVEHRLEYVATIRGVEFYNDSKATNVDATIKALESFPANIHIILGGKDKGSDYSVLNPLLRERVKRVYTIGAAAGKIEQQITGAAEIVHAETIESAVKQASQHAAAGDIVLLAPACASFDQFTSYEHRGKVFKDLVQALAAKGAA; encoded by the coding sequence ATGGACGTTAAGGGAAAACGGGTCCTGGTGGTCGGGCTGGGTAAATCGGGCGTGAGCTCCGCGCTCTTCCTGAAAGAGAGAGGCGCGCGAGTCACTGTCTCCGACGCCAAAACCGAGGAGCAGCTGCGCGAGGCAATTCCGCAGCTTCTGGATAAGGGGATCGCGGTCGAGGCCGGGGGGCACGGCGAGCGCACCTTCCGCGACCAGGACCTGATCGTGGTCAGCCCGGGCGTTCCCAGCGACGAGCCGCACCTGGTGCAGGCACGGGCGGCGGGCATCGCCATCATGGGCGAGGTCGAGCTGGCCTCGCGCTTCCTGCCCGGGCACATCATCGCCATCACCGGTTCGAATGGAAAAACGACGACCACCGCGCTGATCGGCGAGGTCATCTCCTGGGGCGGCTACGAGACGCTGGTCGGCGGCAACATCGGCACGCCCGTGATCTCCCTGGTGCCGGAAGCCACGTCGGATACCTACAACGTGCTCGAGATCTCCAGCTTTCAGCTAGAGACCATCGAGACATTTCATCCCCAGATCGCGGTCGTCCTGAACATCACGCCCGACCACCTCGACCGCCATCACACGATGGAAGCCTACATCTCCGCCAAGGTGCGTATCTTCGAGAACCAGACCCCGAGCGACCATGCAGTCCTCAATGCCGACGACCCCGAATGCGCGAAGCTGGGCGGCCGCACCAAGGCCAAGGTTCTTTGGTTCAGCCGCAAGAAAGAAGTTACGGAAGGCGCCTTCGTTCGAGGCAGCAAGATCTTCTACCGCGATGCCGACAGCGGCGAGCAGGAGGTCATGGCGGTCGCCGACATTTCGCTGAAGGGTACGCATAACGTGGAGAACGTCCTGGCGAGCGTCTGCGTCGGGCGCATCGTCGGATGCGAGCCCGGCCGCATCCGCAAAGCGGTGCAGGAGTTCAAAGCGGTCGAGCACCGGCTGGAATACGTGGCTACCATCCGCGGTGTCGAGTTCTACAACGACTCCAAGGCCACCAACGTCGACGCCACCATCAAGGCGCTGGAATCGTTTCCCGCCAACATCCACATCATTCTGGGTGGCAAGGACAAGGGCAGCGACTACTCGGTGCTCAACCCGCTGCTGAGGGAGCGGGTGAAGCGCGTATACACCATCGGCGCAGCGGCTGGGAAGATCGAGCAGCAGATCACCGGCGCCGCCGAGATCGTACACGCCGAGACGATTGAGAGCGCCGTCAAGCAGGCTTCGCAGCACGCCGCCGCCGGCGACATCGTCCTGCTCGCGCCCGCCTGCGCCAGCTTTGACCAGTTCACCAGCTACGAGCATCGTGGCAAGGTCTTCAAGGACTTGGTCCAGGCGCTGGCCGCCAAAGGAGCCGCCTAG